A window of the Streptomyces finlayi genome harbors these coding sequences:
- a CDS encoding endonuclease I family protein encodes MSVRPRVYARPLLAAIATVAVLTGTAAAAPQASTASAASTPSTASAALDDTYYQDALGKTGPALESALHTIISDQTRLSYSQVWDALKDTDEDPTDSSKVILLYTGRSQAKSENGGDSDQWNREHVWAKSHGDFGTATGPGTDIHHLRPEDVSVNSTRGNKDFDNGGSQLGEAPGNYTDSDSFEPRDAVKGDVARMILYMAVRYEGDDSFSDLEPNESVDNGSAPYIGRLSVLKQWNQEDPPDSFEQRRNDVVFDRYQHNRNPFIDHPEWVEAIW; translated from the coding sequence ATGTCCGTTCGCCCCCGCGTCTACGCGCGTCCGCTGCTGGCCGCCATAGCCACCGTCGCGGTGCTCACCGGCACCGCGGCCGCCGCACCTCAGGCCTCAACGGCCTCAGCGGCCTCGACGCCCTCAACGGCTTCCGCCGCCCTCGACGACACCTACTACCAGGACGCGCTCGGCAAGACCGGCCCCGCGCTCGAGTCCGCGCTGCACACCATCATCAGCGACCAGACCAGGCTCAGCTACAGCCAGGTGTGGGACGCGCTCAAGGACACCGACGAGGACCCCACCGACTCCTCGAAGGTGATCCTGCTCTACACCGGCCGCTCGCAGGCGAAGAGCGAGAACGGCGGTGACTCCGACCAGTGGAACCGTGAGCATGTCTGGGCCAAGTCGCACGGTGACTTCGGCACCGCGACCGGCCCCGGCACCGACATCCACCATCTGCGCCCCGAGGACGTCTCGGTCAACTCCACGCGCGGCAACAAGGACTTCGACAACGGTGGAAGCCAACTCGGCGAGGCGCCGGGCAACTACACCGACAGCGACTCCTTCGAGCCGCGTGACGCCGTCAAGGGCGATGTCGCCCGCATGATCCTCTACATGGCGGTGCGCTACGAGGGCGACGACTCCTTCTCCGACCTCGAACCGAACGAGAGCGTGGACAACGGCTCGGCCCCGTACATCGGCAGGCTCTCCGTGCTGAAGCAGTGGAACCAGGAAGACCCGCCTGACAGTTTCGAGCAGCGCCGCAACGACGTCGTCTTCGACCGGTACCAGCACAACCGGAACCCGTTCATAGACCACCCCGAGTGGGTCGAGGCCATCTGGTAG
- a CDS encoding methyltransferase — protein MNRLTTSQGGFDLARFPESPRDPFRAWDAADEYLLRQLEGIDDAAPVDLSGTVVVVGDRWGALTTVLAEHAPVQITDSHLAQRATLANLDRNGADAGSVRLLSALDAPPERIDVLLVRVPKSLALLEDQLHRLASAVHAGTVVMATGMVKEIHTSTLKLFERIIGPTRTSLAVKKARLIFCTPDPELARTPSPWPLRYDLPGDVGIASGRTVTNHAGIFCAERLDIGTRFLLNHLPKRTGPDRVVDLGCGNGVLGTAAALANPEAVVTFADESYLAVASAEATFRENLGPDAEAAFVVGDGLTDVERGSADLVLNNPPFHSHQATTDATARNMFVGARTALRQGGELWVVGNRHLSYHVLLRRIFGNCTTIAGDPKFVVLRAVKR, from the coding sequence ATGAATCGTTTGACGACGTCACAGGGCGGATTCGACCTCGCCCGCTTCCCCGAGAGCCCCCGCGACCCCTTCCGCGCGTGGGACGCCGCCGATGAGTACCTGCTGCGGCAGCTGGAGGGGATCGATGACGCCGCACCGGTCGACCTGTCCGGCACCGTCGTGGTGGTGGGCGACCGCTGGGGAGCCCTCACCACCGTGCTCGCGGAGCACGCGCCCGTGCAGATCACCGACTCCCACCTCGCGCAGCGGGCCACCCTGGCGAACCTCGACAGGAACGGAGCCGACGCGGGCTCCGTACGGCTCCTGTCGGCCCTCGACGCCCCTCCGGAGCGGATCGACGTCCTGCTGGTGCGGGTGCCCAAGAGCCTCGCGCTCCTGGAGGACCAGCTGCACCGTCTGGCGTCCGCCGTTCACGCAGGCACCGTCGTCATGGCGACCGGCATGGTCAAGGAGATCCACACCTCCACGCTGAAGCTCTTCGAGCGGATCATCGGCCCCACCCGCACCTCTCTGGCGGTGAAGAAGGCCCGGCTGATCTTCTGCACCCCGGACCCGGAACTGGCCCGTACCCCCAGCCCCTGGCCGCTCCGCTACGACCTCCCCGGCGACGTCGGCATCGCCTCGGGCCGTACCGTCACCAACCACGCCGGCATCTTCTGTGCCGAGCGGCTCGACATCGGCACCCGCTTCCTTCTGAACCACCTCCCCAAGCGGACCGGCCCCGACCGGGTCGTCGACCTGGGCTGCGGAAACGGCGTACTCGGAACCGCGGCCGCACTGGCCAACCCCGAGGCCGTGGTCACCTTCGCCGACGAGTCGTACCTGGCGGTCGCCTCCGCCGAAGCGACCTTCCGGGAGAACCTCGGCCCGGACGCCGAGGCGGCCTTCGTCGTCGGCGACGGGCTGACCGATGTCGAGCGGGGGAGTGCGGACCTGGTCCTCAACAACCCGCCGTTCCACTCCCATCAGGCGACCACGGACGCCACCGCCCGGAACATGTTCGTCGGAGCGCGCACCGCGCTGCGGCAGGGCGGCGAGCTGTGGGTCGTCGGCAACCGGCACCTCAGCTACCACGTCCTGCTGCGCCGGATCTTCGGCAACTGCACCACCATCGCGGGGGACCCGAAGTTCGTCGTCCTGCGCGCCGTCAAGCGCTGA
- a CDS encoding acyl-CoA dehydrogenase family protein has translation MHLEYTPDQQRLRTELRSYFAALVPDDAYARYAEPAAQKRFYRETVRRLGRDGWLGVGWPEEFGGRGLSPVEQFIFFDEAAQAGVPLPLMALNTVGPTIMQFGTEEQKADFLPKILAGEIDFAIGYSEPDAGTDLAALKTRAVRDGDEYVVDGQKIWTTNGDTADWVWLAARTDPHAPPHKGITMLLVPTSAPGYSCTLINTLASHDTTASYYENIRVPVSHRVGEENKGWRLITNQLNHERVTLAAHGTMAVRALHNVQHWAAETKLTDGRRVIDLGWVRARLARTHTRLDAMKLLNRQMVSALQHSTLTPHDASAVKVYGSEARRDAYAWLMEIVGSAGPLKEGSAGAVLHGELERGYRSAVIFTFGGGNNEIQREIISWIGLGMPRVRR, from the coding sequence GTGCACCTCGAATACACGCCTGATCAGCAGCGGTTGCGCACCGAGCTGCGCAGCTACTTCGCCGCGCTGGTGCCCGACGACGCGTACGCGCGGTATGCCGAGCCCGCCGCCCAGAAACGCTTCTACCGCGAGACGGTCCGGCGCCTCGGCCGCGACGGCTGGCTCGGCGTAGGCTGGCCGGAGGAGTTCGGCGGACGCGGGCTCTCCCCGGTCGAGCAGTTCATCTTCTTCGACGAGGCCGCCCAGGCCGGGGTACCCCTGCCGCTGATGGCGCTCAACACCGTCGGTCCCACGATCATGCAGTTCGGCACCGAGGAACAGAAGGCGGACTTCCTGCCGAAGATCCTCGCGGGCGAGATCGACTTCGCGATCGGCTACAGCGAACCCGACGCGGGTACCGACCTGGCGGCTCTCAAGACGCGGGCCGTGCGCGACGGCGACGAGTACGTCGTCGATGGCCAGAAGATCTGGACCACCAACGGCGACACGGCCGACTGGGTCTGGCTCGCCGCGCGCACCGACCCGCACGCCCCGCCCCACAAGGGCATCACCATGCTCCTGGTGCCGACGAGCGCCCCCGGCTACTCCTGCACGCTGATCAACACCCTGGCCTCGCACGACACCACCGCCAGCTACTACGAGAACATCCGGGTCCCCGTCTCCCACCGCGTCGGCGAGGAGAACAAGGGCTGGCGGCTCATCACCAACCAGCTCAACCACGAACGCGTGACCCTCGCCGCCCACGGCACCATGGCCGTGCGCGCACTCCACAACGTCCAGCACTGGGCCGCCGAGACGAAGCTGACGGACGGCCGCCGGGTCATCGACCTCGGCTGGGTCCGCGCCCGGCTGGCCCGCACACACACCCGCCTCGACGCCATGAAACTTCTCAACCGGCAGATGGTCTCGGCACTCCAGCACTCCACCCTCACCCCGCACGACGCGTCGGCCGTCAAGGTCTACGGCTCCGAGGCCCGCCGTGACGCCTACGCCTGGCTGATGGAGATCGTCGGCTCCGCGGGCCCGCTCAAGGAGGGCTCGGCGGGCGCGGTCCTGCACGGAGAACTCGAACGCGGCTACCGGTCGGCCGTCATCTTCACCTTCGGCGGCGGCAACAACGAGATCCAGCGGGAGATCATCTCCTGGATCGGCCTGGGGATGCCACGGGTCAGGCGCTGA